In the genome of Sporichthyaceae bacterium, one region contains:
- a CDS encoding type II toxin-antitoxin system PemK/MazF family toxin — translation MTPERGDIWWADLGGPRGSAPAKRRPVVIVSADAYNRSALATVVAVVVTTNLRLVGIPGNVLLPAAETGLPQDSAANVSQIATLDRAHLDGRTGTLPARLLDDLDRGLARVLGLRLA, via the coding sequence ATGACGCCTGAGCGCGGCGACATCTGGTGGGCAGACCTGGGTGGACCGCGTGGCTCGGCTCCCGCGAAACGGCGTCCGGTGGTGATCGTCTCGGCCGACGCCTACAACCGAAGCGCCCTGGCGACGGTTGTCGCCGTGGTCGTGACGACGAATCTGCGCCTGGTCGGCATTCCCGGCAATGTCCTGTTGCCTGCCGCCGAAACCGGGCTCCCGCAGGACTCGGCCGCGAATGTCAGCCAGATCGCGACTCTGGATCGAGCTCACCTCGACGGCCGGACAGGCACCCTCCCGGCCCGACTGTTGGACGACCTCGACCGTGGGCTCGCCCGCGTACTCGGCCTGCGCCTGGCCTGA
- a CDS encoding CAP domain-containing protein: protein MTAIRGVRTAAWALTAATGVTLLSPTTAQAASGQSALQRTVIALVNAQRTLAGCSALSQKANLDHSAVAHAAEMSTMDYFSHSSYDGTTWYNRIKSFGVKYPGGENIAAGFFSATTVMTAWMNSPGHRANILDCQFKSIGVGQAANGGYWVEDFSY, encoded by the coding sequence ATGACAGCAATTCGCGGCGTACGCACCGCGGCCTGGGCACTGACCGCCGCCACCGGTGTCACCCTGCTCAGCCCGACCACCGCACAAGCGGCCTCCGGGCAGAGCGCCCTGCAGCGCACGGTGATCGCGTTGGTCAACGCCCAACGCACACTGGCCGGTTGCTCCGCCCTGTCGCAGAAGGCGAATCTCGACCACTCCGCCGTCGCCCACGCGGCGGAGATGTCCACCATGGACTACTTCAGCCACAGTTCCTACGACGGGACCACCTGGTACAACCGGATCAAGAGCTTCGGCGTGAAGTACCCTGGCGGGGAGAACATCGCCGCGGGATTCTTCAGCGCCACCACGGTGATGACGGCCTGGATGAACTCCCCCGGCCACCGGGCGAACATCCTGGACTGCCAGTTCAAGTCCATCGGCGTCGGCCAGGCCGCCAACGGCGGCTACTGGGTGGAGGACTTCAGCTACTGA
- a CDS encoding aminoglycoside phosphotransferase family protein encodes MTAPTGFAELLQDWELSRDDNDPLPATDRALAVRTAEGRAAVLVGDADQNAHLALRHWAGHGAVELLRADPHRHALLVERAGTDLAEHWDLAAAEVVAQLYGRLHVGAPPQLPTVNSELATWCAAVAGEESAATVPRRLIEQATALAADLASDPASTGTLLHTNLHYGNVLAGDREPWLAISPRPRNGDRHYELAPMLWHRWDELAGGVRAGIRGRFATLVEVAGLDEDRARAWVIVRAVHRATRFATRQANPADRDRLTVCVTLAKAVQD; translated from the coding sequence GTGACCGCGCCCACCGGCTTCGCCGAACTGCTCCAGGACTGGGAGCTGTCCCGGGACGACAACGATCCGTTGCCCGCGACCGATCGGGCCCTGGCCGTACGGACCGCCGAGGGCCGCGCGGCGGTGCTCGTCGGCGACGCCGACCAAAACGCGCACCTGGCCCTGCGGCACTGGGCCGGGCATGGGGCGGTGGAACTGCTCCGCGCCGACCCGCACCGCCACGCCCTGCTGGTGGAGCGGGCCGGCACCGACCTGGCCGAGCACTGGGACCTCGCGGCCGCCGAGGTGGTTGCGCAGCTCTACGGCCGGTTGCACGTGGGGGCGCCGCCGCAACTGCCCACGGTCAACTCCGAATTGGCGACCTGGTGCGCGGCGGTGGCCGGCGAGGAGTCGGCCGCGACCGTGCCACGTCGGCTGATCGAGCAGGCCACTGCCTTGGCCGCCGATCTCGCGAGTGACCCGGCCAGCACCGGGACCCTGCTGCACACCAACCTGCATTACGGGAATGTGCTCGCCGGTGACCGTGAGCCGTGGCTGGCGATCTCACCGCGGCCGCGCAACGGCGACCGGCACTACGAGTTGGCCCCGATGCTCTGGCACCGCTGGGACGAACTGGCCGGAGGAGTCCGCGCCGGGATCCGCGGGCGGTTCGCCACCCTCGTCGAGGTCGCCGGGCTGGACGAGGACCGTGCCCGGGCCTGGGTGATCGTGCGCGCCGTCCACCGCGCGACCCGATTTGCCACAAGGCAAGCCAATCCGGCCGATCGCGACCGCCTGACGGTCTGCGTGACATTGGCCAAAGCTGTGCAGGACTGA
- a CDS encoding GNAT family N-acetyltransferase, with protein MNTVTVRDNPELNRYEILEDDRPVGFSDYKLDGDVISFVHTEIDAAFGGRGLGRQLVDFELNDARARGLTVHPLCPYVRKVIADNPEAYLSLVPESQRSRFDLPSAD; from the coding sequence ATGAACACAGTGACCGTTCGCGACAACCCCGAGCTCAACCGCTACGAGATCCTCGAGGACGACCGCCCGGTCGGATTCTCCGATTACAAGCTCGACGGGGACGTGATCTCGTTCGTGCACACGGAGATCGATGCGGCCTTCGGCGGACGTGGCCTGGGTAGGCAACTGGTGGACTTCGAGCTGAACGACGCGCGTGCCCGCGGGTTGACGGTGCACCCGCTCTGCCCGTACGTGCGCAAGGTGATTGCCGACAACCCCGAGGCCTACCTCTCACTCGTGCCCGAGTCGCAGCGGTCGCGCTTCGACCTGCCGAGTGCTGACTGA
- a CDS encoding alanine--glyoxylate aminotransferase family protein codes for MNSPDSVASVPSRLLLGSGPSPVPESVLAALAHPTIGHMDPAFAAVMTETIELLRTAFRTTNPATLPISGTGSAGMEAMVANFVDPGDRVVCGVHGLFGMRMADELTRAGADVVRVEAQWGRAIDPQALIEAARGGLDAMFVVHGETSTGVAQPLDGLAQACREHDALLLIDCVTSLGGQRLEVDAAGVDVAFSGTQKCLNAPPGLAPLTANDRALAKLKRRTAPGRSWYFDLSLVLNYWYPDLGGGSARAYHHTAPVNLIFALREAVGLVVGDGWPAATWERHRRAHHALRDALALLGCTRLAPDGEQLHPLLGVAPPVDVDEAKIRTALLVDHGIEISGGLGPLAGKLWRIGVMGVGGQPEPQERLVRALAELLGADPTEPLAALAEGWLAP; via the coding sequence GTGAATTCCCCGGACTCCGTCGCCTCCGTGCCGTCCCGGCTGCTGCTGGGCTCCGGTCCGAGCCCGGTGCCGGAGTCGGTCCTGGCCGCTTTGGCCCACCCGACCATCGGGCACATGGACCCGGCCTTCGCCGCGGTGATGACCGAGACGATCGAGCTGCTGCGGACGGCTTTCCGCACGACCAACCCGGCGACGTTGCCGATCTCCGGCACCGGCAGCGCCGGTATGGAGGCGATGGTCGCGAACTTCGTCGACCCGGGCGACCGGGTCGTGTGCGGCGTGCACGGCCTGTTCGGCATGCGGATGGCGGACGAGCTGACCCGGGCCGGTGCCGATGTCGTCCGGGTCGAGGCGCAATGGGGCCGGGCGATCGACCCGCAGGCCCTGATCGAGGCGGCGCGCGGTGGTCTGGACGCGATGTTCGTGGTGCACGGAGAGACCTCGACCGGGGTCGCGCAGCCGTTGGACGGCTTGGCGCAGGCCTGCCGGGAGCACGACGCGCTGCTGCTCATCGACTGCGTCACCTCACTGGGTGGCCAGCGGTTGGAGGTCGACGCGGCCGGTGTCGACGTGGCGTTCTCGGGCACGCAGAAGTGCCTGAACGCACCCCCCGGGCTGGCGCCGCTGACCGCGAACGACCGGGCGTTGGCGAAGCTGAAGCGGCGCACGGCGCCGGGGCGCTCGTGGTACTTCGACCTGTCGCTGGTGCTGAACTACTGGTACCCGGACCTGGGCGGGGGCTCGGCCCGCGCCTACCACCACACCGCGCCGGTCAACCTGATCTTCGCGCTGCGGGAGGCCGTCGGGCTGGTCGTCGGCGACGGTTGGCCGGCCGCGACCTGGGAGCGCCACCGGCGGGCCCACCACGCACTGCGCGACGCGTTGGCACTGCTCGGCTGCACCCGGCTGGCCCCGGACGGTGAGCAGTTGCACCCGCTGCTCGGGGTCGCTCCGCCGGTCGACGTCGACGAGGCGAAGATTCGGACGGCGCTGCTGGTCGACCACGGGATCGAGATCTCCGGTGGGCTGGGTCCGCTGGCCGGGAAGTTGTGGCGCATCGGCGTGATGGGTGTCGGGGGGCAGCCGGAGCCGCAGGAACGCCTGGTGCGGGCGTTGGCCGAACTGCTCGGCGCGGATCCGACCGAGCCGTTGGCGGCGTTGGCGGAGGGCTGGCTCGCACCCTGA
- a CDS encoding MBL fold metallo-hydrolase, with the protein MPAENPDWTASGAFEVSPGVHRIPLPMPTDGLRAVNVYALTDPTKPESGCVLIDSGWALAQSRAALEAALASIGHDLGTINRFLVTHAHRDHYTLGIEVRRTLGAKVAIGLGEKANIIAAINSKGSSEAGRMLPGWGAIELLDEWTRTVSSEAAVAERSPFELPDEWIEPDAVLQVGARSLTAIPTPGHTRGHLVFLDAQAGVLFSGDHVLPHITPSIGFEASRPENPLGDFLTSLRLLLAYPDVRMLPAHGGPTHSVHVRVHELIAHHEARLDATEEAVVAGAGTAFEAARRLGWTRHNRSFDSLDVFNRVLATGETSAHLIVLAERGRVRSSVDGAGVAIYEPK; encoded by the coding sequence ATGCCCGCCGAGAACCCCGACTGGACCGCGAGCGGGGCCTTCGAGGTGTCGCCGGGGGTGCACCGCATCCCGTTGCCGATGCCGACCGACGGCCTGCGCGCGGTCAACGTCTACGCGCTGACCGACCCGACGAAGCCGGAGTCCGGCTGCGTGCTGATCGACTCCGGCTGGGCGTTGGCGCAGTCGCGGGCCGCGCTGGAGGCCGCGCTGGCCTCGATCGGGCACGACCTCGGGACCATCAACCGATTCCTGGTCACCCACGCCCATCGCGACCACTACACGCTGGGCATCGAGGTGCGCCGGACGTTGGGCGCCAAGGTGGCGATCGGGCTCGGCGAGAAGGCGAACATCATCGCCGCGATCAACAGCAAGGGCTCCAGCGAGGCCGGACGCATGCTGCCCGGCTGGGGCGCGATCGAGCTGCTGGACGAGTGGACACGGACCGTGTCCTCCGAGGCCGCGGTGGCGGAGCGCTCGCCCTTCGAGCTGCCGGACGAGTGGATCGAGCCGGACGCCGTCCTGCAGGTCGGTGCGCGCAGCCTCACCGCGATCCCGACTCCCGGCCACACCCGCGGGCACCTGGTGTTCCTGGACGCGCAGGCCGGGGTGCTGTTCAGCGGCGATCACGTGCTGCCGCACATAACCCCGTCGATCGGGTTCGAGGCCTCGCGCCCGGAGAACCCCTTGGGTGACTTCCTCACCTCGCTGCGCCTGCTGCTGGCCTACCCCGACGTGCGCATGTTGCCCGCGCACGGTGGCCCGACGCACTCGGTGCACGTCCGCGTCCACGAGCTGATCGCCCATCACGAGGCCCGGCTGGACGCCACCGAGGAAGCGGTCGTGGCCGGCGCCGGGACCGCGTTCGAGGCCGCCCGTCGACTGGGCTGGACCCGGCACAACCGCTCGTTCGACAGCCTCGACGTGTTCAACCGGGTCCTGGCCACCGGTGAGACCTCGGCCCATCTGATCGTGCTCGCCGAACGCGGCCGCGTGCGGTCCTCCGTCGACGGCGCGGGCGTCGCGATCTACGAACCCAAGTAG
- a CDS encoding NAD(P)H-dependent oxidoreductase: MAKLLIVHHTPSPATAELLDAVRRGATDPDIAGVEVIRRAALAASASDVLGADGFLLGTPANIGYMSGALKHFFDQIYYPVLDDTRGRPYGLWVHGNLDAGGAIRAVESIADALGWVKAAQPVVVAGAPTKDDLAACLELGGTLAAGLMA, encoded by the coding sequence ATGGCAAAACTGCTGATTGTGCATCACACCCCGTCGCCGGCCACGGCTGAACTGCTGGACGCGGTGCGCCGCGGCGCGACCGATCCGGACATCGCCGGCGTCGAGGTGATCCGGCGGGCGGCACTGGCCGCGAGCGCGAGCGACGTGCTGGGCGCCGACGGTTTCCTGCTCGGCACGCCGGCGAACATCGGCTACATGTCCGGGGCGCTGAAGCACTTCTTCGACCAGATCTACTACCCGGTGCTCGATGACACCCGCGGGCGCCCGTACGGGCTGTGGGTGCACGGCAATCTCGACGCCGGCGGGGCGATCCGCGCGGTCGAGTCGATCGCCGACGCGCTGGGCTGGGTCAAGGCGGCCCAACCGGTGGTGGTCGCCGGCGCGCCGACCAAGGACGACCTCGCGGCGTGCCTGGAACTCGGCGGCACCCTGGCCGCCGGCCTGATGGCCTGA
- a CDS encoding ATP-binding protein — protein MRPHGLRARLVVIYTAAAAVVVTVFGFLAAQALDHSLGSTLDSVLAARATPFLQALADEGSPDMPATAQSAGRARTTDGLVVVLDGSGAVRYSEPLGAAKSVDAVLPAAAEGSPVLVDRTVSGEDLRLRVDRVPRADGTWTVVVGVGRESTAAAADRVQDAMEFAGPALLVVVAVGTWLLAGAALAPVERMRAQAASLGASDSEARLSVPDTAGELHRLGVTFNDLLDRLHHLLSQQREFVADAGHELRTPLAIMCAELELADRPNRTLEQLREAVTATRVEANRLKDLAEDLLLLAADGRRLLERVDLSDIVAEAVAARLPGAQRAGVRLEQPTDAAFPVLGDPAALRRSLDNLLSNALDHTGPGGRVEVRLEPDGPGRVCLSVTDTGPGFPADFLPHAFDRFRRADTARASRLAGSSTGLGLSIVAAIVANHGGSVHAVNNDPPPGARVSLILPTAPAAQSDDSHHPHTIGG, from the coding sequence GTGAGACCGCACGGGCTGCGGGCCCGCCTCGTGGTCATCTACACGGCCGCGGCGGCCGTGGTGGTCACCGTCTTCGGGTTCCTGGCCGCCCAAGCACTGGACCACAGCCTGGGCTCGACGTTGGACAGCGTGCTGGCCGCACGGGCCACCCCGTTCCTGCAGGCACTGGCCGACGAGGGCAGCCCGGACATGCCGGCCACCGCGCAGAGCGCCGGCCGGGCCCGGACCACCGACGGCCTGGTCGTCGTGCTCGACGGGTCCGGCGCGGTCCGCTACAGCGAACCGCTCGGGGCGGCGAAGTCGGTCGACGCGGTGCTGCCGGCGGCCGCGGAGGGCTCCCCGGTCCTCGTCGATCGCACCGTGTCCGGGGAGGACCTGCGGCTGCGGGTCGACCGGGTGCCTCGCGCCGACGGGACGTGGACAGTCGTGGTGGGCGTCGGCCGGGAGTCCACGGCCGCGGCAGCCGACCGGGTGCAGGACGCGATGGAGTTCGCCGGACCGGCGCTGCTGGTCGTGGTGGCGGTGGGCACCTGGCTGCTGGCCGGGGCAGCGCTGGCGCCGGTCGAGCGGATGCGCGCGCAGGCGGCCTCGCTCGGGGCGTCGGACTCCGAGGCGCGGCTGAGCGTGCCGGACACTGCCGGTGAGCTGCACCGGCTCGGGGTGACGTTCAACGACCTGCTCGACCGGCTGCACCACTTGCTGTCGCAGCAACGCGAGTTCGTCGCCGACGCCGGGCACGAGTTGCGCACGCCCCTGGCAATCATGTGCGCGGAACTGGAGCTCGCCGACCGGCCGAACCGCACCCTGGAACAGCTGCGGGAGGCGGTCACCGCCACCCGGGTCGAGGCCAACCGGCTCAAGGACCTGGCCGAGGACCTGCTGCTGCTGGCCGCGGACGGCCGGCGGCTCCTCGAACGGGTCGACCTGTCCGACATCGTCGCCGAGGCCGTCGCCGCGCGGCTGCCCGGCGCGCAGCGCGCCGGCGTGCGGCTGGAGCAGCCCACCGATGCCGCGTTCCCGGTGCTGGGCGACCCGGCGGCCCTGCGGCGCAGCTTGGACAACCTGCTGTCCAACGCGCTGGACCACACCGGCCCGGGCGGGCGCGTCGAGGTCCGGCTGGAACCCGACGGCCCCGGGCGGGTGTGCCTGTCCGTGACCGACACCGGCCCCGGCTTCCCGGCGGACTTCCTGCCGCACGCCTTCGACCGGTTCCGCCGCGCCGACACCGCACGCGCCTCGCGGCTGGCCGGATCCAGCACCGGGCTGGGGCTCTCGATCGTCGCGGCAATCGTGGCCAACCACGGCGGCAGCGTGCACGCGGTCAACAACGACCCGCCGCCGGGCGCCCGCGTCAGCCTCATCCTCCCGACCGCCCCGGCGGCCCAATCGGACGATTCACATCATCCCCACACGATCGGCGGGTGA
- a CDS encoding response regulator transcription factor has protein sequence MLDHVRVLVVEDSAAMASVIRRGLVEEGFAVDVAPDGSEGLWMALEWDYDLIVLDAMLPGLDGFEVCRRLRAGQRWAPVLMLTARTSVDDRVTGLNAGADDYLVKPFALRELVARLQALLRRGTTSRPTVLECGDLTMDPVSRVVTRAGTELDLTAKEFAVLELFMRHPGEVLTRTRILEHVWDMAFDPSSNIVDQYIGYLRRKIDKPFGREDLTTLRGAGYRLDASEAG, from the coding sequence ATGCTTGATCACGTGCGCGTACTGGTGGTCGAGGACTCCGCGGCGATGGCCTCGGTGATCCGTCGTGGGCTGGTCGAGGAGGGGTTCGCGGTCGACGTCGCCCCGGACGGGTCCGAGGGGCTGTGGATGGCCCTGGAGTGGGACTACGACCTGATCGTGCTCGACGCGATGCTGCCCGGCCTCGACGGCTTCGAGGTGTGCCGCCGGCTGCGGGCCGGGCAACGCTGGGCCCCGGTGCTGATGCTGACCGCCCGGACCTCGGTCGACGACCGGGTCACCGGGCTCAACGCCGGCGCCGACGACTACCTGGTCAAGCCGTTCGCGTTGCGCGAACTGGTGGCCCGGCTGCAGGCGCTGCTGCGGCGCGGGACGACCAGCCGGCCCACCGTGCTCGAGTGCGGCGACCTGACCATGGACCCGGTCTCCCGGGTGGTGACCCGCGCCGGGACCGAGTTGGACCTGACCGCGAAGGAGTTCGCGGTCCTCGAGCTGTTCATGCGCCACCCCGGTGAGGTGCTGACCCGCACCCGGATCCTCGAGCACGTCTGGGACATGGCCTTCGACCCGTCGAGCAACATCGTCGACCAGTACATCGGCTACCTGCGCCGCAAGATCGACAAGCCGTTCGGCCGGGAGGACCTGACCACGCTGCGCGGTGCCGGGTACCGGCTGGACGCGAGCGAGGCGGGGTGA